CTTTCTATGTtgtatttcttttccttttttattcatcttttttttttctttcttcataagaagatgaaaaactcTGTTGTTGCTGGTGACTATCATGTATCTGTCTGGTTTCCTTTCTTTATCATCTGCCTTCTGTGACTACTAGCCAGTATCATTTCGTAGGTGTGTGAGTGAGTGAATGAATGTCTTGGGAATGAAGCGTGCAAAAAGTTTTCGTAAcgcaaaattgcaatatatattcTGATCatcgaatatatatatattgcaacTCAGTAGTGGTAGTGGGTAACCAATTACGAAGTAGCAGCAGAGGTAGCAAAATCATTGGCAGACGCGGTTAGGAAATGAAAAAGCAAAAAAAGTTTGTCTTTCTGCGGCTCGGTCTTCGTCTTCGTTCGTAGGATATAAGCAATTTGGGACGAAATTGCAGAGGAACAACGTAAGGAGTGATAATTGAGGGGCCGGTAATAATGGAAAGAGAAGACCATAATCTGATGTTTTACTTTGCAAAAGAAAGCTCGAAGTGGTTGATAAAGTCTCTGGAGAGAGAATCAAAGGTGGCTTAAGACTTCAGAGTTAAGAATAAAAAAAGACTTGAGAGCGCAAGTGATTGGTTGATTTGAACCAGGTACAAAAAACTGGCGACAACTTTATTCTTTCTAGCCAATAAGGTGTCGGTGAGCAAAGATTCTTGACGTTCAGTAGTGAAATAAAGTGTGTTTAGAAGTGGTCCCAAACGAAAAGACGTTTTTGACTATACGGAGgaagacattccagtatgggttTCATCGATCTTATAGGATTGAGTCTCGACGAAAAGACATCTGACTGTACGGAGGAAGACATTGAAGTAGCGGTTTAGTCTCGCACTCCCGGGCTctcaagaaagaaaagaaacacACCGGTTGTGCCATCTAATTCTCCTTCATTGTTAAGGAACTTTCCTTCATCGTTAAGGAATTTGAAATGGGAATATTATTTGGATTGGATTTCTTCCATCATGGTCTCGACCAGTACCACTATTGCCAAATCAACCATATTGTTGATATACCTTGAGACATGACACATGACAGTTATCATAGTTGATAGTTTCATACCGTTTAGGTAATTACCATCATCTATATCAGGCTAAGGGAAATTATTGACTCGTAATAGTAGTTAAAACTGTTTGGTTAACACTTTCTTTACACCTCTTCGGTGTGTCAGCCTTTTATTGGTTCAGGCAGAGTCGGGTGTGCGACCGTACAAGGTCCAGCTCTGTCGAAGGCCTTTTTTTCCTTGGCCCAACtatttattttagaaaaaaaaatattctttgtcGTTGTAGAGATTCGAACGAACCCTGATTTTTGGAGTGTTGGCTAATGCATCCATCCACTGAGCTATTCTCTTTGTTATTCTATAtccttttgttcttctttttataCCAGTCAGTGTTTTCTATTTATAGTACTCCAAAGACCATAGATATAATACATGCGGCTATATCATTTGAGTTTTCCTTGCGTATTGTTATTACTGCAGGTGGACACTAACAAATAAAAGGTTCCAATTGaataattttctttgtttctaaaACTATGCGTTATTATACTCGTCCAGTGTAAAAAAAATTCTAGCTCATTCGTCtataatttttcaaattacaaaaaatgaaaaatattgaagttttttttttacaattgttATAAATTATTTTACCCTATAAAAAGGCCCTAGGAAAAAATTCGCATAGGGCCCTTATGGACACAAAATCGGCTCTGCGTTCAGGTGTAAGTTAGATACAGGCAGTCTGCTAAGTGTACGTTAGCAGTTTCTGTTTTCATTTATATCAATTATTGTGCTTGTCAGCTGTAACAAGAACTTAATCTTTCTTTCTGTAACTATAAGTAAACTTCCTCCATTAACGAATTCCTTCTCTAACAGATGATAGTTATTCTATCATGGTATCAGAGGAGAGATCTCCTTACATCTCTTAGGTTCTGCGATCCTTTGTTGCttccatttttcaattttatcttcctTTTTTCTTTCTGCTGCTTAATTCTGTTTATGATTCATGAATTTCAAGTGGCACCAACAATGGAAAACCTACTTCACAATCAATTTCAAAGGTTCATTTAAAACAACTCACTAGTTTTATTCATCTTAAACTCAAAGAAGATAAGTACATCACTTGGAAGAATTTGATGCTTTTTGTAATTCGAAAAATCAAGATTCAAGGGTTTCTTGATGGTTCTTATGAATGTCCTCCTCATTTAGAAATCCACGAAATCAAACTAATGGAATTGAGAATCCTCTGGCTGGATGGATGAGGATGCATCGATCATTATGTGAATTCACTCAACGATTTCAGATTCGGTAATTGCTTATTTCTCCAGATCTACAACATCTCATCATCTCCGGACCAACATTGAAGAAATATTTGCAAGATCGTTTTCAAACCACTCGATTTAACTAGGCATCAAGCTTTTGGCACTCAAACACAGTGAACAATAAGATCAAATCCTTATCTGATCAACTTGTAGCTACTGGTGAGATGATTTCTTACAAAGAGATTGTTGTTGTTACCTTAGCTGCTTTGAATTCCGATTATTTTCCAATTGCAACATCTATGCatcatggatattttcatatTACTTGTATTGAACTTCATAACAATCTCCTTAGTAATGAAGTTGTTGTAAGTGATAAAAATGCTCATTTACTCACTGATTCTTCAAACAAAGCTTTTGCTGCTCACATGCGTTCCTTCAAATCTTTTGATAGAGGTTCAGGTGGTATATTTGGTAATTACAATCCTAAAATTACTAGAGGTGGTGGTAGGAATGGTGTTGTTACTTCTGGTAGAGGTTTTATTGTTTCATGATGGAGGATCTTCTTcatttccttcttttcttgctgCTACTAGACTAACCCctggtcttcaatcttcatcttctaCTTCTGCTACTACCACTCTTATGTGTCAGATTTGTGGTAATAATTGACATGGTGGTCTTCAGTTCCACAACATGTTGAACTTTGCACATCATAATATTCACACTCCTTAACATTTTACTGCTATTTAGCTTCTGCAAATATTTTGGGAGAGAATCCTTGGTATGCAGACACTGGTATCAATCAACACATTACACTTGATGCTTCTGAGTTACATGTTATTTCTACTTATGAAGGCCTTGAGGAGATTCGGGTTACTAATTGTGAAGGTATGCCAATTAACCATTCTGCTTTTTTCTTAAAATTCTCATCACGCCATACTTTTCACCTCAACAATGTGCTTTTGGTACCAAAGTATTCTCAAAACTTATTGTATGTTTATAAGTTTACTTATGATAATCATTATTCTATAACATTTGATTAATCTGGTTTCTCTATGAAGGACTTGTCCAATGGGAAGACATTTTTACAAGACCCTCACTTAATTCATCATTCAACTAACAACTCTCTCTGGTGTCACAACTACAATTTATGATGAAGTTTGGCACAAGAGACTTGCTCACCCATCTTTCAAACAATGCAGCATGTTTGCATTTATCTTTACCCTATGTAATGAGAAAACCTATTTTCTGTAATGACTATCATTTAGAAAAAGTCATAAACTTCCTTTTATGTTTCTAATTATTGTAGTATTCATCCTTGGAGATTTAACATTTTTACTTGTAGGGTCCTTGTCCTGTAACTTCACTCTCTAGCTCGATACAGGTACTATGTTAATATTATTGATGATTTCTCAAAATTTGGCTGGACATTTCCTTTATTTGATAAGTCGAAATTTAGAAAGGTATTTTACCAATTCAAGACTTGATTAGTACAGCCGAAATGATGAGggaaccaagtacaccacaatattttcgatatcaacctatatgatAGATACCTTGTATGATCTAACATAGAAAGAGACagtcaagaagataacaaccatAAGATATATATTTGGTATATAGTATTAGTCCAAAACCTAACTTAACTATAAGGATCAACCCAAGTATTTTGATTAAtgtacaagtgcaattactttattataactaaaacattaattataatgcagcaaataacataaaagcacacaacaagatttgttaacgaggaaactgcaaatacaaaaaaaaaaaaaaaccggaacCTAGTCCATTTTTGATTACTCTCAAAATTATGACGTTATACAAAGACcattaccaacttcgtatagttgaggccaAGTAAACTACTCCTAGCTAGTTACATAGTTTCCTTAATATCCCTGCATCTTCAACCAATCTGACCGACGCACGTGATTCCTAAGAtatagtccactatcttaagttgcttcgcAGTTGTGAAGACTTCGTGCACTCAACTTCTTTGGATCGTAATccgaaacagtaaaggactaaaTAGTATTTGGTAACTACTCTCTCAATTTCAAGAAGTAAATCAGAGATTTATgttgagtcaaacaaaggctcttccgtttaatctaataaactcttttgtctggttagatcaaccaAGATCTAGGTTTATCAAGATAACCAGATCTAGGTCTaaactatcagattcggatattAAAGAATACCACCAAACAATAGCTTGTCGATCTAATATGACTagaaataagatgtttattaaaaGATAGACAAAGCTAAgatggatcccaaccgatcaattATGTACACGAAGTAAATCACAAAGatagaaaaccaataagaaatcttcaaatcttcaatatacCTGCACAAATAAATTTGAtttcacttatgatcgatcacgcgtagaatggagtctgttaacgatggatgatcacaagtctgcCATCATATCTAAAAACATAACTGAACTAATGCCAAACCttcatctagtttgagtgaccttatgtcaaaagagaaggctctcaagaataatcaaactgggTGTAGTCAAGGttgaacaaccgttagtcaatcaaattaataatcgaaaactaaaaataatgcaaattctagtttcccaccaacgatactatctagacgcttcttgatcccacataagtctttaaactagtggacgtaagagatttcgcctgattaggttactctcctctctaagATAGTATTACAATTAATATTATTAGTGGGCTACCGCAGTGGCTAAAAAATTAAGTGCCTGCATAGGGATAAGTTTATAAGAAAAACAAGCTTCAGTATTTACAagccaaggtagtttggacaccaaggaatttccgtaacataatttttttttaaatatatgcaataaagagaaattttcggttttgtctaattccaaccaatatctaaTTGTCATACCGAAATCcctcatggatgacaactcaatattagctggTATACAAGTTTATTTTACTTATAtatcttccagagatatgttttacttGCTGGAAAATAAAGCatataaattcaaaattttaacaaaaagattctcaaacatttcgggtttgggatctcaccttgagtatcaaggaatatctttgaacaacaaaATATAAGTTTTATATGTGTTCAAGTTAatcactatgtcgacatcttgaactttgcTAAATAACAAACCTATATTCTGAATATCACACAAACCCTATAGAATACGAAACCGGAAATATAACTCTGTTATGAGGATCGGTCCTGCTATAGATCCCTAATAGGAAGGGATCGGTCTTCCTATATAGATCCCCAATAGGGATCGGTCATTCTATAGATCCCAAATAGGAACCAGACCACTATTCCCATTGATTTATTTCAACTACGGaacaagtttcgcaagtctaTGTCCTTCAAatcatgtagttaaacatagttttctaggtgtGGAATCAATCATAAGTTCATCACACAATCTAGTAATAAGTTGGAAAGATAATGTCTATGTCGagattacgaagttcaaaagataagcgttatatttTAATATACCAAAGTTGTGATAACAACTTGTATATtatttcttgacactttgatcataataagatgatcaagtctctaacaCTAaagtttttatatatatatatatatacttagcatgttatgttttcaatctaaacgagTTAAAAGTAACGTAGATAGAAACAGAAACAGGTCaggtcttgtattactaacctccagtagaaggatgatgtgttcgcttttgtcgatacgtcttcggattctccaggtcttcagagtaatacttgtatttcTCAACacttctagacttcctagtctaaccttaCAAAattaactctagtaatctaatcaagtgaccttgagtttttgaactaaaatatgacaaccatccttgacataccaacgcttggaggattcaaccgagcaatgctataacaaaaTCAGTTACAAGATCCATTAAAATCATTAGAACTGATGATGGAGTTGAACTTATGAATAatgagttatcttttttttttttctttcaacacaTGGCATTGTGCATGATCTTGTCTACGTACACCTGAGAAGAATATTATTGCAGATCCCAAATACATGTATTTAGTAGATATTGGCAGAACTTTTCTTATTCAGGTTGGTATTTTTCACAACTTTTGGGTAGAAGCCTTTACTATTGCTAATTTACATTCAATAGGTCAAAGTCCATCTCACTCTCTAGTTTTTGTTGCGCTCCTGGGGTCCACTTCAAGATTCTTAGTCAGGGGTTGTTTTTTCATTCCTTTTCCTTAATGCTAGTGTCTCAATATCTCAAACCCATATATACCTCTCATCATTTGAGTACCTTCTATCCAGAAAACCTCTTACAAAAAGCATTTGAGATTTTTTCCTTCTGTTCCACTCTTATTAAGCTTTGATCATGGAAAATTCTGTTAATTCATTTACTAAGAAAAAGACTCAATATTCTAATTCTTATTCCCAACAtcataatgaagaagaagagagtggTTGGACCGGTTATTTTGAAGATTATAACAATTGTTCTTCTATTACTTCTTCTGATTTTGGAAGCTCTTCAATGATTTCTGATGCAGGTTCATGTGTTgcatggaagaagaaaaatcaggcTCTTGTTAATAATATGAATGATGATGTCAGATTAGTATTCGAAAAAAGTTGTAAAAACTTGAATATTTTTAATACCAATACCAACAAGAAAAATTGAAGAAGTAGAGTTGTTGATGATTCTCTAGAAGATATTGCTAGCTCTCATGTTAACAGCCCTAAGGTAAAAATatgttgtaattttttcttcaactcAGTACTGCatgggtttctattttgattacaTGCTAATTTGCATATTTTTGTGTTTATCAGGTAAGTGAAACCAGAGAGTTggatgttaataaaatcttgtgtgtcgttgtgatttactttattttcgcattataattgttataattataataaaataaatacattaGTAGGTTCATTCACTTGGTACAATCGCATAGTTAGTTCGATTCCGAACTTTGACTATTTACCAAATTACATCTTGCTGAAGTAATTCTTTGGCCATTATTTTTTTGGTAGAAATATTTGTATAGGTTGATTCGAAAATATCGTGGTGTGCTCGGTACTCTCATCATTTCATTTAATATTCTTCTTATATGCTACTTTGATAAACATATGTATTTATGGTAGACTTTGGAAACCTTGTTGCTTGGTTTCCAGATTTGTCAGATCGTTTTCAATTTCTAAAATCTTGTTCTTTGTTTTTTTGTCTTGTAAAATGGTATATGTGGCTCACTTTCTAAACCTTTCCAAACTTATGCTCgtatatttagaagaaaaaaaattggtccATAGTATTTGAACCTAAATGAGTTTGAATTTTATTCTCATTTGTTCAAGGCACAATAAAATTCCTCCTTATCTGTCAACCAGAATATATTGCATACCGTTAGTTTTGTTTATTCTGTTACCTTATTAATCCTAAGAACCTTAAGGATAACCTAAATCCATGACCATCTTTATACAGTTGCAAGTGTTCCTCAAGTAATATTTTTACGGCTAACAACAAACAGTTGCAATTGGCTGCAATCACATCTAGAATGCAAGGTGCGAGTTCAGTGCTGCTGCAGAAGCTTGGtccaatagtttttttttttctgaaaataacCAAATATATTACTAGCAAGAGACTAATATGCATATTCAGACTTATGTGGAATCAACTCTGTTTGAGTTGTCCGTCTGATGACTGAATCTGTGTGATTAGCTTCTTTAGTGAAAGATACATAATTATAGTTCATATTACAGGTAGCATAAGCTTTGAAAGTGTTAAAAGTTATTgttggaattaaaaaaaaagtggTGCTTTAGCAAAATAATTAATCTGTTGAGATGAGTTTCTTCCTTTCCTAGCTAGCATGTCAACAGCTTTGTTTGCTTTTCGATACACAAAATGAAATCCCCCAAAACAGATTAGTTTATCTGCAACTTCTTAATTTCATCTAAGATTGCTTCACATTGCCGTTTGATTGAGTTTGGTTTGCCTTGTAAGTACTTTATAGTGTTTTGGTTGTCTCTTTCAATAGCCAAATTTTGTAGATTGTTTGTGATGGCCCATGTTGTAGTCTGCAGCAAAGCtacagcttcatcttcttctgcaGACTCTGTCCTGCAACTGCCCATTCCTGCGCCTTTGAAGGTACCTGTCCAATTTCACAAAATAAAGCCAAAACCTGCATTAGTCTTAGCAGATAACCATGAAGCATCACAATTTAGTTTGTAAAAGTTTATAATTGGAAGTGTCCAAAATAACTGAGCTTGTATTGTGTTACTATTCTGAACTACGACTGACAATTGTGATATTGGGTGCCAGTAGTTATAATGTCTCGAAATGTCTTGAGCTAATTGATTTGGTGTTCTATTTTTGTtcttaaaaactctaaaacaacgttttttccaaatgaaccaacatTTAGTGGCATCTAATGCCATTGAAATGGAATTCAGGTCACCTTCCAACCATTTGTTATACATGTCTGAGAAAGAAATATTTAGAAAGGAAAGATTAGAGAGTACTCCCTGGCAAGGAATTTGATGCAACTGCCATACTTCTTTCGCATAGTCACattgaaaaaataaatgaaaagttGTTTCTTGCATTTGCTGGCAGAAGACACattttctttcttcatccatGATTAAACCTAGCTTCTGTTTTGTAGGTAGTGTGTCCTGTAAACACTTCCAAATAAACAACTTGATCCTTTGTGATGTGTTCATGCTCCATAGTTTTTTCCAaaatttctttgttttgattgagaTTAAATCCGTCTGATTTTGAAGCTTAGCATACAGAGATTTCACAATGAATTCTCCATTGGTGGTGAGCATCCATCTGAGTTTATCTTTTTTCAAAGTTCTCATGTATGTTAAGAAGAGCCTTATGTTCAAAATTTCTTTGACCAGAGATGTTTCAAACATAGAATGTAACAAGTTAATATTCCACTTCTTTGTTTCACAGTCAATTAGCTGTGATACAAGTGTTATATTGGAGTTTACAATAGGAACAGAGTTTGCTAGATACTCTTCCCTATTAGGTAGCCATTTATCTTCCCATATGTTTATGGAAGTTCCATCACCAACCTCCCATATGTTGTAGTTTTTTATATGCTCAATTCCTTGTAAGATGCATTTCCATACCAAAGAAGCTTGTGATTTCTTCTTGGAATGGAGTGCTCCTGTCTTTTTAAAGTATTTCCCCTTTAGAATTTGTGCCCATAAGTCATCAGGATGACTTATGAGCCTCCAAGAAATTCTGTTAATCATGACTTGATTAACCTTATCTGCCTCTTTGAACCCCAACCCTCCCTGATTCACTGGTTTACATagaaaattaaaaagattttatgtatATGCCTTTTGAGTTAGTGTGTTTACCCCACCAGAAATCCCTTTGGATATCATTGATTCTTTTATTTCGTTTTTTTGATAGCAAAAAACATCCCATGCTGAAGATAGGCATACTTGATAAGATAGATTTGTTTAGCACCATTTTACTAGGCTGAGATAGAATCCTTCCTAACCAATTTTTGATTCTTTGTtccattttttcaattatgatatCAAAGGCCTTTAACTTAGACTTATCTATGAAATAATGGCACCCCCGGGTGAGTGTCttttatgttaatttttttttaattttcaaaagTCTAGAGATGATGCCTTGATGTTTATCGTGAACTTTTTTGCTAAAAAACAGACCTGATTTTGAAAATTTTATGACTTGTCCTGATGCTATACTGAACATGTTGATAACATCCAGCAAGTTTTGACAACTTCCTAAATCTACCTTGGTAAACAGGAGAAGGTCATACGCAAAAAAACAAGTTTACTTGGTAAATTTATGACATCTGAAATGATTGATGCCAAAGAAGTGAAAGATAAAGTTTTTGGTCCTTGGAATAAGTAAAAGGGTTTGAATTTGATCAGTTACTGGGactaaatatttttgtttcaagtttacTATGCTACAAGTCATGAAGCATTCCTTCAGAGTCCCGTTTTAATctttcaaaagcttttgataattTTAATTTAACGACAAAGCCTGTTTTGTTTTCTTGGTTATCACATAATGCAAAAGCTCGTGAACAATTGTTATATTATCAATAATTTGCTTTTTAAATATGAAGGCAAATTGGCTTTGGCTTATAAACCTATCTACCAATGATTTATGCattctttttttcaataaaatggaTTATGCCTATTAGTATTATTTATGATTTTAACGATAATTTTATAAGTGACATTATTTAAACTAATAGGCCTAAACACCACTGCTTATGCTTATTAGTATTATTTATGATTTTAACGATAATTTTATAAGTGACATTATACTATGCCTAAACACCACTGCACATGTAAGCTTGGTAGTTTTTGGTATTTAAAAAatgtaattaaaaaaatattttattagtaTATTAACCAAAACAAAACACTACAATAATCTTTGATTTTTATAAAGATAATACCAAACCTTTACGAggaacaaaacaaaataatcttACCTACGggatttttgaattggtatccCGGAAAGGTTTGATATCCTTTTTATGGGTCTCTTTATAAATCTTGAATTATACTAGTATTATCTTGCTAGTTTAAAAGACAGTGAAACATTGGAATCTTGTCAACTTGTAGTAgaaaagattattttattttattttgaagcaaAGTAGTAGAACAGATGGTAAAACATCCTGATCAAGTTATTAATTCCTGGGATCCAAACTGAAATTAATGAGAAATTAATACCTCTATACAAATAGATAACAAAAACAAATGGTGATACTAACGTATTAGTATTTGTATTGGTACAAAAGCATTAAAACCCTCGTACCGTTCAAAAGAGAGATTCTGAAAATCTAACCGTTTATATAGATGCTATGGGTTACTTAAAATACTACTACAAGTATGGAATAGATAATAAATGAAAAGAAAGAAGACAAAAGAGTGGCATGATATTCTACActtttcaaactttctctgttTAGGATCCTTCAACTCTCTTCTTCTGTTCTCTCTGTCTTTTTTGGAACTCTCTGTTTCTAAGGTGACATGCTTTTCTCAtgatattttcttcttcctctgttTAATAGGTAAAATTCTTATAATTTCCTGTTTGTTATTTttcatttccatttttaatcatGTATTGTCTCTGTGTTACATGTACCCACATTTTTCATCCTCTGtttttatcttgtttttcttcttcttccggtTTTCCATGGAAGAATTCAAAGttctctcttctttatttttcctttcaattTGCATGTTAATGTATTCAGGTAAGAAGTTCTAGATCTGtgtttccttgattttctcccaaTTACTTGAATGCAGGTTCATGAATGTGTCTTAGGTTTCTAAAAATGTACTGAAATTTGGTTTTGCAAATTACTTGTAGAAGTTGAATTGTGTGTTCTATTAAGAAATTTGGCAATTTTTCATCCATTAAGGGAATTTTTGTTTGTGTTtctattgttgaatgactttctATTTTTGCATGAAATTTATCACTATTTGAATCAGCATCTTAATTCTTATATTTAGTATAATATAGATTTTGTGTAATTTGAATGCAGTTTCGGAGTTAGGGTTTATACTTTGGCTTATAAATATTGCAGCATTTGGTTACAAGGTACTATTTTTTCTGATCATTCAGAGTAAGGCCGAGAAGTTTCCCCCGGGCATTAGTGTTCTAATGGTAATAATTCTATAGAAAAAAAGTTGGATTGTAGTTAAGGCATGATTGGAAGAAAAAACATGGGACGTGAATCGCCTTTACTTCTGATACTATTGACAGtagggtttttctttgggacataTAACTTGTTAACAACTATAATTGGCCACAAGGGTACAGAAGTTGATGATTTGGATAGTATATCGGAACAGAATGTGATCGATCCGGTCATACAGATGCCACGGAAAGTGAAACTAGCTGAGAATCCTAAGTTACCCTTCCACATTGCACTAACTGCCACTGATTCTAGTTACAGCCAATGGCAGTGTCGAATTATGTACTATTGGTATAAGAAAGTGAAGGATTTGCCTGGATCGGATATGGGAGGGTTTACACGAGTTTTACATTCGGGAAAACCAGATAATTTGATGGATGAAATTCCAACATTTGTCGTCGATCCTCTTCCCGCCGGTCTGGATAGGGTGAGAACTCTTCTAGCATGAGCATTTTTCGGTTTCATTACTTGTACTGTCTACAATTATAAGAATGTCTTGTTTGTGCAAAAATGGTTGAATTGTCATCATTTTGTGTTTCAGGGTTATATTGTCTTAAATAGACCATGGGCTTTTGTGCAATGGTTGGAAAAGGCAAATATCCCAGAGGAGTGAGTTTATGTACAACTTTTTCTGTTTAGTAGGTTTTTCCTGGATTCTATGTGAAAGCTTGATAGTTATACCTCCGTTGCAGATACATATTGATGGCAGAACCTGACCACATCTTTGTAAAACCACTGCCTAACTTGGCGAGTGAAAAATATCCAGTGGCATTCCCATTTTTTTATATTAAGCCTGCTGAAAATGAGAAAAGCTTGCGAAAGTTCTATCCTGAGGAGAAGGGGCCGGTGACAGATATTGACCCTATTGGCAATTCTCCTGTGATAATTAAGAAGGTTAGAGAGCTTCTTGCTTTTTTATATAGTTAGGGGGGGAATTGATCATGGAAGTTTATTCCCCATCTTTACGCGATATGATATTAACGTATTCCTATTAACAGAACTTGCTGGAAAAAATTGCACCTACATGGATGAATGCATCTTTAGGAATGAAAGATGATCCAGAGACTGATAAAGCTTTCGGTTGGGTACTAGAAATGTGAGATTTCTCTTCGAAATTGTAGTAAATTCCTGGTTTCCTTCCACAGGTAGTTTATGCTGTATTTACTCATGATATTTATTTGATGAACCCAGGTATGCATATGCCGTTGCTTCTGCGCTGCATGGAGTACAACATATTCTTCGGAAAGACTTTATGATACAGGTAGGATGAAGCTTATCTGCCGAAACTCCCATCTTTTTCTTATCAATGCAATATATCAAGATTATAGTGATTAAGAGATGTCGTATGTTTGTTTTCAGCCCCCGTGGGATACAGAGATAGGCAAAACTTTTATAATCCA
This portion of the Papaver somniferum cultivar HN1 chromosome 11, ASM357369v1, whole genome shotgun sequence genome encodes:
- the LOC113321898 gene encoding hydroxyproline O-arabinosyltransferase 3-like; the encoded protein is MIGRKNMGRESPLLLILLTVGFFFGTYNLLTTIIGHKGTEVDDLDSISEQNVIDPVIQMPRKVKLAENPKLPFHIALTATDSSYSQWQCRIMYYWYKKVKDLPGSDMGGFTRVLHSGKPDNLMDEIPTFVVDPLPAGLDRGYIVLNRPWAFVQWLEKANIPEEYILMAEPDHIFVKPLPNLASEKYPVAFPFFYIKPAENEKSLRKFYPEEKGPVTDIDPIGNSPVIIKKNLLEKIAPTWMNASLGMKDDPETDKAFGWVLEMYAYAVASALHGVQHILRKDFMIQPPWDTEIGKTFIIHFTYGCDYSLKGELTYGKIGEWRFDKRSYLRGPPPKNLPLPPPGVPESVVTLVKKVNEATANIPGWDTEDKEQRNENS